CCGGCGGCGGCCGCGGGGATCAAGGAAGGCGACGTGATCACCAAGGTCGGCGACCACGTCGTGCGCGACTCCGCCGAACTGACCGTCGCGGTGCGCAGCCACGACCCCGGCCAGGTCGTCCCGGTGCAGCTGGCCCGCGACGGCGCGCTGCTGGTGGTGGACGTCACGCTCGGCTCGGACTGACACCCGGTTCTTGCCAATCCGGCCTCAAGCAGGCCGACCCCCGCGCGGCACGCGACCGTTGCTACGAAGTCATTCGGCCGTGGCTGTGGCCGGGTTGGCAACGATGGCACAGTAGCTCCCGTGCGACGTTTGGGCCTGCCTGGACGCGAAACGGCCCGGGTAGTCTTGGACGGGGCAGCACCGAGCGGAGGTTTCACGGGTGTTCGACAGTGTCGGCTGGGGCGAGATCCTCGTGCTCATCATCGCGGGGCTTTTCATTCTCGGACCCGAGCGGCTGCCCGAAGCGGCGGCCTGGATGGCGCGGAGCGTCCGCAAGGCCCGCGACTTCGCGACCGGCGCGCGCGAGCAGCTGCGCGAGGAGATGGGTCCCGAGTTCGACCAGCTGCGCAAACCCCTCGAAGACCTGCGCGGCCTGCGCAATCTGGACCCGAAGCGGGTCGTCACGCAGCATTTGTTCGACGGGGATTCGGATCCGCTGGGGCTGAACGGGTTCCGGAACGAGTTCAACGGTTCGAACGGGTCCAATGGTTCGAACGGGGCGCCGACGATCAAACCGCAGACCGCGGTGCCGCAGCCGGAGCCGTTGAAGCCGGGCGAGCGTCCGCCGATCGACCCGGACGCGACCTGATCCCGGGGGCGGCGGGAAGCGCCGGTCAAGGTGGGCGAAGCCGACGCGCGACGCGCTGATCAGGCTGGGTAGCCTCAGGGCATCAGCTCAACGACCCTGGAGGTT
The nucleotide sequence above comes from Amycolatopsis sp. AA4. Encoded proteins:
- the tatB gene encoding Sec-independent protein translocase protein TatB, with product MFDSVGWGEILVLIIAGLFILGPERLPEAAAWMARSVRKARDFATGAREQLREEMGPEFDQLRKPLEDLRGLRNLDPKRVVTQHLFDGDSDPLGLNGFRNEFNGSNGSNGSNGAPTIKPQTAVPQPEPLKPGERPPIDPDAT